A genomic region of Pedosphaera parvula Ellin514 contains the following coding sequences:
- the argF gene encoding ornithine carbamoyltransferase produces MKHLLSIESLAKADMDQILAASGPIKKERGHHKKQPLGGQTWAMIFTKSSTRTRVSFEVGVRELGGQVMFLNANDIQLGRGEPIKDTARVLGRMVHGAIIRTFAQKDVEDFAHYSRIPTINALTDDEHPCQILTDIFTFQEKRGPIQGKVVTWIGDGSNNMAYSWIFAAAKLGFEFRIAAPREYQPAPEILSRAGGKIVVTDDVKAAAHGADMLYTDVWISMGQEAQAAERIKKMAGYQINAASVKLAKPDALVMHCLPAYRGKEIDEATFEAHAQTIFDQAENRLHVQKAILDWAVS; encoded by the coding sequence ATGAAACATCTGTTAAGCATCGAGTCGTTGGCCAAGGCCGACATGGATCAAATTCTGGCTGCCTCCGGCCCCATTAAAAAGGAACGTGGGCATCACAAGAAACAGCCGCTGGGTGGCCAAACCTGGGCGATGATCTTCACCAAGTCTTCCACGCGCACCCGTGTCTCTTTTGAAGTGGGCGTTCGTGAATTGGGTGGACAGGTGATGTTTCTGAACGCAAATGATATTCAATTGGGCCGCGGTGAACCGATCAAGGATACCGCGCGCGTGCTCGGGCGCATGGTGCATGGGGCCATCATTCGCACCTTCGCCCAGAAGGACGTGGAAGACTTCGCTCACTACTCCAGGATTCCCACCATTAACGCGCTAACCGATGATGAACACCCCTGCCAGATTTTAACGGACATATTTACGTTTCAGGAGAAACGTGGCCCGATTCAGGGCAAGGTGGTCACCTGGATCGGCGATGGCTCCAACAACATGGCTTATTCGTGGATTTTCGCCGCCGCCAAGCTCGGCTTCGAATTTCGTATCGCTGCGCCCAGGGAATACCAGCCTGCACCTGAAATTCTTTCCCGCGCTGGTGGCAAGATTGTGGTGACTGACGATGTGAAAGCCGCGGCTCACGGCGCTGACATGCTTTACACCGACGTGTGGATCTCAATGGGCCAGGAGGCTCAAGCTGCCGAGCGCATCAAAAAGATGGCGGGCTATCAGATCAATGCAGCCTCTGTGAAACTGGCCAAACCGGATGCGTTGGTAATGCATTGTCTGCCAGCTTATCGCGGCAAGGAAATTGACGAAGCCACCTTCGAAGCGCACGCACAGACAATTTTCGATCAGGCCGAAAATCGTCTGCATGTGCAAAAAGCGATTCTGGACTGGGCTGTTTCCTGA
- a CDS encoding RluA family pseudouridine synthase: MASESIKLSSPETREFWEISVLYEDEHLLAVDKPSKLLTSPDRYDPKRPNLMKLLHAGIERGTPWAKSRGLTYLMNAHRLDFETSGVILLAKDKPMLVAVANLFGSEKPVKTYSALVQRSPEEKSFEVDAKLAPHPVKLGLIRVDEKNGKRSRTQFELVEKFAGYSLLKCRPLSGRQHQIRVHLQYAGLPIVGDSLYGGQPLMLSSLKRDYRLKPNKTERPLLDRVSLHAEELSLVHPLTNAEIKIVAPWPKDLKVAVKYLRLYAAAAF; the protein is encoded by the coding sequence ATGGCAAGCGAGTCGATTAAACTATCCTCTCCCGAAACGCGGGAGTTCTGGGAAATTTCCGTCCTTTACGAGGACGAGCATCTGTTGGCTGTGGATAAGCCCAGCAAACTGCTCACCTCTCCGGATCGTTACGATCCCAAGCGGCCCAACCTGATGAAACTGTTGCACGCTGGAATTGAGCGTGGCACTCCCTGGGCCAAAAGCCGCGGTTTAACCTATTTGATGAATGCCCATCGGCTCGATTTTGAGACCAGTGGAGTCATCCTGTTGGCTAAAGACAAACCGATGCTGGTCGCGGTCGCGAATTTGTTTGGTTCCGAAAAGCCGGTCAAAACTTACTCGGCTCTCGTGCAACGTTCACCGGAGGAGAAAAGTTTCGAGGTGGATGCAAAGCTGGCGCCGCATCCGGTAAAACTGGGATTGATTCGGGTTGATGAGAAAAACGGGAAGAGGTCCCGCACCCAGTTTGAACTGGTGGAAAAGTTCGCCGGCTATTCACTGCTCAAATGCCGTCCTTTGAGCGGGCGGCAGCATCAGATTCGAGTGCACCTTCAATATGCCGGTCTGCCGATTGTGGGTGACAGCTTGTACGGAGGTCAGCCGTTGATGCTTTCAAGTTTGAAGCGGGATTATCGGCTTAAGCCCAACAAAACCGAGCGGCCCTTGTTGGACCGTGTGTCGTTGCACGCGGAGGAATTGAGCCTGGTGCATCCGCTCACCAATGCAGAAATCAAGATCGTGGCGCCCTGGCCGAAAGACCTTAAGGTGGCAGTCAAATACCTGCGGCTGTATGCAGCCGCGGCGTTTTAA
- a CDS encoding SurA N-terminal domain-containing protein, producing MFGTIRRHQAWLWIVIAALTIISFVIFGPTNSRIGSGLLGNSSQFGTINGKPITQEQFINASREVQLGYFISNGRWPSSDPNASRMGYNEDRQTYQRLFVIAKQEEFGIHPSSQAVAEMAREMLGKISLDQFIDQGLKPNNFDANDFQRFLQHELGIQQLLSVAGLSGKLVTPQEAKDLYIKEHQEISALLVNFSLSNYVAGVTVKPADVQEFYNRHASSYTLPERVQVNYVEFNLSNYLSQAQSRMTNIDQDVESVYKQYGTNAYREAKTPEEAKSKIKEEMIRETALMDARRAAGAFAEELDKLPQKNAAAFADLAKAKGLKVSVTAPFSRGEGPQGMDVPESFTQNAFGLTEQEPFAGPIVAPHSAAYVIAFKQRFPSEVPPFKSIEEKVSNDYRYYQAFLQAQASGLAFATNTVPNGLAQNKSFSAIAAEAKVKPIHLPPFSLSTRSLPSELEEKGIDFTTLKKVAFSTPVGKVSQFIPSHQGGYVVYVEKSLPLDQSRMDKELPEFLAMVRQARQGDAFNQWFVKQLDRDPAFRDRLTKTMQESQMGAGTRRAPRS from the coding sequence ATGTTCGGTACTATTAGACGTCATCAAGCCTGGCTTTGGATTGTAATTGCTGCGCTCACAATTATCAGCTTTGTCATTTTCGGACCTACCAATTCGAGGATAGGCTCAGGATTGCTGGGCAACAGCAGCCAGTTCGGCACCATCAACGGCAAACCCATCACACAAGAACAATTTATCAATGCGAGCAGGGAAGTACAGTTGGGTTATTTCATCAGCAACGGACGCTGGCCGAGTTCGGACCCGAACGCCAGTCGCATGGGCTATAATGAGGACCGCCAGACCTACCAACGCTTGTTCGTCATCGCCAAGCAGGAGGAATTTGGAATTCATCCCAGTTCCCAGGCCGTCGCCGAAATGGCCAGGGAAATGTTAGGGAAAATATCTTTGGATCAATTTATTGATCAGGGCTTGAAGCCGAACAATTTTGACGCCAATGACTTTCAAAGGTTTTTGCAGCATGAATTGGGCATTCAACAGCTGCTTTCAGTTGCCGGCCTGAGTGGAAAGCTGGTCACTCCTCAGGAAGCCAAGGATTTATATATAAAAGAGCATCAGGAGATTTCGGCCTTATTGGTTAATTTTTCTCTTTCCAATTACGTGGCTGGTGTCACCGTAAAGCCTGCGGACGTGCAGGAATTTTATAATCGTCATGCCAGTTCTTACACTTTGCCTGAGCGTGTGCAGGTCAATTATGTGGAGTTCAATCTCTCGAATTATTTGAGCCAGGCTCAGTCCAGAATGACCAACATCGATCAGGATGTGGAGTCTGTTTACAAGCAATATGGCACCAATGCCTATCGTGAAGCCAAGACCCCTGAGGAAGCCAAATCCAAGATCAAAGAAGAAATGATTCGCGAAACTGCCTTGATGGATGCACGTCGTGCCGCAGGCGCATTTGCAGAGGAACTGGATAAACTTCCTCAGAAAAATGCCGCTGCCTTTGCTGACTTGGCCAAAGCAAAGGGCCTGAAGGTATCCGTTACTGCTCCGTTCAGCCGGGGCGAAGGACCCCAGGGAATGGATGTTCCTGAATCTTTCACACAGAATGCATTTGGTTTGACTGAGCAAGAGCCTTTTGCTGGTCCAATCGTAGCTCCTCACTCCGCAGCCTACGTTATCGCTTTTAAACAGCGGTTTCCAAGTGAAGTTCCTCCATTCAAGAGCATCGAAGAAAAGGTGAGCAATGACTACCGCTACTACCAAGCCTTTCTGCAGGCGCAAGCTTCTGGATTGGCTTTTGCCACCAACACCGTTCCTAATGGCCTAGCGCAAAATAAGAGCTTCTCGGCAATTGCAGCAGAAGCCAAAGTTAAGCCGATACATCTTCCGCCCTTTTCATTGAGCACTCGCAGTCTGCCTTCTGAACTTGAAGAGAAAGGGATTGATTTTACCACTTTGAAGAAGGTCGCCTTCAGTACCCCAGTTGGCAAGGTCAGCCAGTTCATCCCGTCTCATCAGGGTGGATACGTCGTTTATGTCGAAAAATCTCTGCCCCTCGATCAGAGCAGGATGGATAAGGAACTGCCTGAGTTTTTGGCGATGGTGCGCCAGGCTCGTCAGGGGGATGCGTTCAATCAATGGTTCGTGAAACAGTTGGACCGTGATCCTGCCTTCAGAGACCGTCTTACCAAAACCATGCAGGAGAGCCAGATGGGCGCTGGAACGCGACGCGCTCCCAGATCATAA